The following proteins are co-located in the Pedobacter sp. FW305-3-2-15-E-R2A2 genome:
- a CDS encoding C40 family peptidase — MGQEYGICRVAVAPLRTEASDKAEISSQLLFGDHVEVLEKKEKWWLIYNAYDGYEGWMDFRQLSKLSLEQYAKNHDCDHVVPAELASIVIDEAGSKYFLSPGSNLPLLEEGFCSLGSEKFMVMFTPKKISTFYTADDVINNALFFQNVPYLWGGRNLFGMDCSGFVQIVFKLNGIQLKRDAWQQAEQGSDVNFLPEVKAGDVAFFDNDEGRITHVGIMLNANEIIHASGKVRIDPIDDQGIYNIELGKYTHHLRIIKRFI, encoded by the coding sequence ATGGGACAAGAATATGGAATTTGCCGGGTAGCAGTAGCTCCCCTACGGACTGAAGCCTCAGACAAGGCCGAAATCAGTTCCCAATTGCTTTTTGGAGATCATGTTGAGGTTCTTGAAAAAAAGGAGAAATGGTGGCTGATCTATAATGCGTATGACGGATATGAGGGTTGGATGGATTTTAGACAGCTCAGTAAACTGTCTCTTGAACAGTACGCTAAAAATCATGATTGTGACCATGTGGTTCCTGCCGAGCTGGCAAGTATTGTGATTGACGAGGCGGGTAGTAAATATTTTTTATCTCCTGGAAGTAATCTTCCATTGCTGGAAGAGGGCTTCTGCTCCCTTGGCTCCGAAAAATTCATGGTAATGTTTACTCCAAAAAAAATCAGCACTTTTTACACTGCGGATGACGTGATCAATAATGCGTTGTTTTTTCAAAATGTACCTTACCTCTGGGGTGGCAGAAACCTCTTTGGAATGGACTGTTCCGGATTTGTTCAAATCGTCTTTAAATTAAACGGGATCCAATTGAAACGGGATGCCTGGCAGCAGGCGGAACAAGGTTCAGATGTTAATTTTCTGCCCGAAGTGAAAGCCGGAGATGTTGCTTTTTTTGATAATGATGAAGGCAGAATTACCCATGTTGGCATCATGTTGAATGCAAATGAAATTATTCATGCTTCAGGGAAGGTAAGGATCGATCCAATAGATGATCAGGGCATTTATAACATCGAACTGGGGAAATATACCCATCACCTGCGAATCATAAAGCGCTTTATATAA
- the hisH gene encoding imidazole glycerol phosphate synthase subunit HisH, with protein sequence MIGIVNYGAGNIFSLTSALERQHLPYGMVNTEADLEKYTHIIIPGVGHAGAAMKKLEDTGLVEPIKALKKPVLGICVGMQLLTAHSEEGDATMMNIFPLQTRLFNKDQGIKIPHMGWNNIDHKNNSLFEGVENLTQFYFVHSYFIEYNPTFDIATANYGMPFSAAIHKDNFYGVQFHPEKSGIAGEHLLKNFSNLKQ encoded by the coding sequence ATGATTGGAATTGTAAACTATGGTGCTGGTAACATCTTCTCTCTGACTTCGGCCCTGGAAAGACAACACCTTCCTTACGGAATGGTCAATACCGAAGCCGATCTGGAGAAATATACCCACATCATTATTCCCGGAGTCGGTCATGCCGGTGCAGCCATGAAAAAACTGGAAGATACAGGATTGGTGGAGCCAATTAAGGCATTAAAAAAACCAGTCCTGGGCATTTGTGTAGGTATGCAACTCCTCACCGCCCATTCTGAAGAAGGAGATGCCACGATGATGAACATTTTCCCTTTACAAACGAGGTTATTCAATAAGGATCAGGGGATTAAAATTCCGCACATGGGATGGAATAACATTGATCACAAAAACAATTCCTTGTTTGAAGGTGTTGAAAACCTGACACAATTTTACTTTGTCCATTCGTACTTTATTGAATATAACCCTACTTTTGATATTGCGACTGCAAATTATGGGATGCCATTTTCTGCAGCAATACATAAAGATAATTTCTATGGTGTGCAGTTCCACCCGGAGAAATCCGGTATCGCCGGAGAGCATTTATTAAAGAATTTTTCAAACTTAAAACAGTAA
- a CDS encoding phage baseplate assembly protein V: protein MEERIITTISIDGKPISTFSNLMIRQSFNNHHFFELYVNHDTFENLGDYRPNNSKGHIGKQILVTITETLSRAETLFAGVICEVAMEQSHGMHGELVLRGYSPTILMDYGPVLQSYMAKSLSEIVQKSTMKMVSNDLNMKIEPKFTKKINYMVQYKESTFSFLNRLSAEYGEWFYYDGQNTYFGRPKAQKEINLTYGREISAMNWSMKVSPVNFSQYSYNSDNDYIHETTAPSTEDSDNDNGFAAAASGKMFSEDINIPIKPRVQDQQELGELIAARKAAATADLVALVAKTSSPAVVIGGIANIKVSKKGVLDFVTEDYGKYLLTSIVHEVDGNGRYRNTIEGIPALNEVIPVKQARYPVAEAQVATVKYNNDPMNMGRVKVELLWQKPINETTDWVRVLTPDAGSSDLISVNRGYVFVPEVGDQVIVGFRYNDPNRPFIMGSIFHGKTAAGGLEKNHMKSITTRTGHLVEFDDSEENHGIKITDKNSNIIHIDTKGNNITVTANETMTFNAKNMKINVAENMDMQIGQNMTTNAGENIKVRAVQWHELSAKDIKEKAEASITVQSKKHSNTADDVRVVSSVADLQMFSGKSIVAKSTEKSKLF from the coding sequence ATGGAAGAAAGAATTATCACTACGATCAGTATTGATGGGAAACCTATCTCTACTTTTTCGAACTTAATGATCAGACAATCATTCAATAATCACCATTTTTTTGAACTGTATGTGAACCACGATACATTTGAAAACCTTGGAGATTACCGTCCAAATAACTCAAAGGGACATATAGGTAAACAAATTCTGGTGACCATTACAGAAACATTATCCAGAGCAGAAACACTCTTTGCAGGTGTGATCTGTGAAGTCGCTATGGAGCAAAGCCATGGCATGCACGGAGAGTTGGTACTCAGAGGTTATAGCCCAACCATCCTGATGGATTATGGTCCGGTATTACAAAGCTATATGGCCAAAAGCCTGTCTGAGATTGTGCAAAAATCGACCATGAAAATGGTGAGTAATGACCTCAATATGAAGATTGAGCCGAAATTCACGAAGAAGATCAACTATATGGTTCAATATAAGGAAAGTACTTTCTCCTTCCTGAACCGGTTATCTGCTGAATATGGAGAATGGTTCTATTATGATGGACAAAATACCTATTTCGGCCGACCTAAAGCGCAAAAGGAAATTAATCTGACCTATGGCCGGGAAATCAGCGCTATGAACTGGTCGATGAAGGTGAGTCCGGTGAATTTTTCTCAGTATTCTTACAATTCAGACAACGATTATATTCACGAAACCACCGCTCCTTCTACAGAAGATTCGGATAATGACAATGGTTTTGCCGCTGCTGCCTCAGGAAAGATGTTCTCTGAGGATATCAACATCCCGATTAAACCCAGAGTTCAGGATCAGCAGGAACTTGGTGAACTGATTGCTGCCCGTAAAGCAGCTGCAACTGCAGATCTGGTAGCCCTTGTTGCAAAAACCAGCAGTCCGGCAGTAGTGATTGGTGGAATTGCCAATATTAAGGTTTCTAAAAAAGGAGTACTTGACTTCGTTACTGAAGATTATGGTAAATATCTGCTCACCTCTATTGTGCACGAAGTGGATGGAAATGGACGATATAGAAATACCATTGAAGGCATTCCCGCCCTTAATGAGGTAATTCCGGTAAAACAAGCCCGTTATCCTGTTGCCGAAGCGCAGGTGGCGACTGTAAAATACAATAATGATCCGATGAATATGGGACGGGTGAAGGTGGAGCTCCTATGGCAGAAACCAATAAATGAAACTACCGACTGGGTTCGGGTATTGACACCGGATGCCGGTAGCAGTGACCTGATCAGCGTTAACAGAGGATATGTATTTGTTCCTGAAGTAGGTGATCAGGTGATCGTAGGTTTCAGGTATAATGATCCCAACCGCCCTTTCATTATGGGTAGCATTTTCCATGGCAAAACCGCCGCAGGAGGATTGGAAAAAAACCACATGAAAAGCATCACCACGCGTACCGGTCACCTGGTTGAATTTGACGACAGTGAGGAAAATCATGGGATTAAGATCACGGATAAAAACAGCAATATCATTCATATAGATACCAAAGGAAACAACATCACCGTCACTGCCAATGAAACGATGACCTTCAATGCGAAAAACATGAAGATCAATGTGGCCGAAAATATGGACATGCAGATTGGTCAGAATATGACCACCAATGCAGGTGAAAATATTAAGGTGAGGGCAGTGCAATGGCATGAACTTTCCGCAAAAGACATCAAAGAGAAAGCGGAAGCAAGTATTACCGTACAATCTAAAAAACACTCCAATACGGCCGATGATGTACGTGTGGTGAGTTCTGTGGCAGATCTTCAGATGTTCTCGGGGAAATCTATTGTGGCAAAAAGTACAGAAAAAAGTAAACTTTTCTAG
- a CDS encoding DUF4280 domain-containing protein — protein sequence MEETEYTTSKAEKSGFLVCQGAQCMCKFGSGPAELLVLTQTKHFVNDNAGSQKLIASHLDIGVPYKPPFFGSCKKMLNKPCNPVITEWKEYYEDVELSHGGMPLLDKSTCTCAIGTPDCINIIQHGQKGSASGANAANAEEKVHSQINPLVNPKAIDDKDPFAGVNLTGE from the coding sequence ATGGAAGAGACAGAATATACAACGAGTAAGGCGGAGAAAAGTGGTTTTCTCGTTTGTCAGGGCGCACAATGTATGTGTAAATTCGGCTCTGGCCCTGCTGAATTACTTGTACTGACACAAACTAAGCACTTTGTGAATGACAATGCGGGTTCTCAGAAACTGATTGCTTCACATCTGGATATTGGTGTTCCATACAAACCGCCTTTTTTTGGCAGTTGTAAGAAAATGCTCAATAAACCCTGCAATCCGGTGATTACCGAATGGAAGGAATATTATGAGGATGTAGAGCTGAGCCATGGTGGAATGCCTTTGCTGGATAAAAGCACTTGTACCTGTGCAATCGGTACGCCGGATTGCATTAATATTATTCAACATGGACAAAAAGGCTCGGCTTCAGGAGCCAATGCAGCAAACGCAGAAGAAAAAGTACACAGTCAGATCAATCCACTGGTTAATCCAAAGGCAATTGATGATAAGGATCCTTTTGCAGGTGTAAATTTAACAGGCGAATAG
- the hisIE gene encoding bifunctional phosphoribosyl-AMP cyclohydrolase/phosphoribosyl-ATP diphosphatase HisIE, with product MNIDFEKTDGLVPVIIQDEQTLEVLMLGYMNQEAWTKTQEEGKVTFFSRSKNRLWTKGEESGNFLFVKETHIDCDRDTILIKASPVGPTCHTGSRSCFKTDYNQNFLFELESIISDRYKNPSEESYVNKLRQKGLNKIAQKVGEEGVETVIAALNETDEDFVNESSDLIFHLLVLLREKGKSLTEIAQNLEKRHRK from the coding sequence ATGAATATAGATTTTGAAAAAACGGATGGGCTGGTCCCTGTAATTATACAGGATGAACAGACCCTGGAAGTTTTAATGCTGGGCTACATGAACCAGGAAGCATGGACGAAAACTCAGGAAGAAGGCAAGGTGACCTTTTTCTCGAGGTCTAAAAACCGCCTGTGGACCAAGGGTGAAGAAAGTGGGAACTTCCTCTTTGTAAAAGAAACACATATCGATTGTGACCGGGATACGATTTTAATTAAAGCAAGTCCGGTAGGCCCAACCTGCCATACAGGTAGCAGAAGCTGTTTTAAAACAGATTACAATCAGAACTTCCTTTTTGAGCTGGAAAGCATTATTTCCGACCGGTATAAAAATCCCTCTGAGGAATCTTATGTCAATAAACTTCGTCAGAAAGGCTTAAACAAAATTGCTCAGAAAGTGGGTGAAGAGGGTGTAGAAACCGTAATCGCGGCACTGAATGAAACTGACGAAGATTTTGTAAATGAAAGCTCAGACCTTATTTTCCACCTGCTGGTACTATTGAGAGAAAAGGGAAAAAGCCTGACTGAAATCGCACAAAACCTGGAAAAAAGACACCGCAAATAA
- the hisF gene encoding imidazole glycerol phosphate synthase subunit HisF, with protein sequence MLSKRIIPCLDVKDGRTVKGVNFIDLKDAGDPVELAWQYAQQGADELVFLDITATHERRKTMIEMVKSVARQLNIPFTIGGGITTVQDAEALLNAGADKISINSAAVKNPELIEELARNFGVQFVVVAVDTKLVEGRNMVHLNGGRLITELETEDWIRKAESLGAGEILLTSMDHDGTKQGFDCGLLNTITQMINIPVIASGGAGKVEHFIEVFEKTGVDAALAASVFHFGEIPIPDLKQKLKYHNIPVRL encoded by the coding sequence ATGCTGAGCAAACGTATCATTCCATGTCTGGATGTTAAAGATGGCAGAACCGTTAAAGGAGTTAATTTCATTGACCTTAAAGATGCAGGTGATCCGGTAGAACTGGCCTGGCAATATGCACAGCAGGGAGCAGACGAGCTGGTGTTCCTCGACATTACTGCCACACATGAGCGCCGCAAAACGATGATAGAAATGGTAAAGTCAGTTGCCCGTCAGCTGAACATTCCTTTTACCATCGGAGGCGGAATCACCACTGTGCAGGACGCCGAAGCCTTGCTAAATGCAGGTGCAGATAAGATCAGTATCAACTCCGCCGCAGTAAAGAACCCGGAATTAATTGAAGAACTAGCCCGAAATTTTGGTGTACAGTTCGTCGTGGTAGCGGTAGATACGAAGTTGGTAGAAGGCCGAAATATGGTGCACCTCAACGGAGGAAGGCTCATTACGGAATTGGAAACCGAAGACTGGATCCGCAAGGCAGAAAGCCTGGGTGCAGGAGAAATTCTGCTGACTTCAATGGACCATGACGGTACTAAACAAGGTTTTGACTGTGGTCTGCTGAATACCATTACCCAAATGATCAATATCCCTGTCATTGCCTCCGGTGGTGCTGGAAAGGTAGAACATTTCATTGAAGTCTTCGAAAAAACAGGCGTTGATGCAGCCCTTGCGGCTTCGGTATTCCACTTCGGTGAAATCCCCATCCCCGACCTTAAACAAAAATTAAAATACCACAATATACCTGTAAGGTTATGA
- a CDS encoding OsmC family protein — MAKEHQYKTALTWTGNKGSGTMDYRSYDRNYVISIENKADLSGSSDSAFLGDKTKHNPEDLLVSSLSSCHMLWYLHLCSQNDIIVMDYKDNAVGIMIEEPNGSGRFTEVTLNPVVTITNKADIDKANSLHEQAHKMCFIANSCNFPVKHQPQCVVEGA; from the coding sequence ATGGCTAAAGAACATCAATACAAAACCGCACTTACCTGGACAGGGAATAAAGGATCCGGAACAATGGATTACCGCTCTTATGATCGGAACTATGTGATTTCAATTGAAAATAAAGCAGACCTTTCCGGTTCATCAGATTCCGCATTTTTAGGCGATAAAACCAAACACAATCCTGAAGACCTCCTGGTTTCTTCTCTTTCTTCCTGCCACATGCTTTGGTACCTTCATTTATGCTCACAGAACGACATCATCGTCATGGATTATAAAGATAATGCAGTGGGCATCATGATCGAAGAGCCTAACGGAAGTGGTCGCTTTACTGAAGTAACCCTAAATCCTGTAGTCACCATTACCAATAAAGCCGATATTGACAAAGCCAATTCATTACACGAACAAGCCCATAAAATGTGTTTTATCGCCAATTCATGTAATTTCCCCGTAAAGCATCAGCCACAATGTGTCGTCGAAGGGGCATAA
- a CDS encoding WD40 repeat domain-containing protein, with amino-acid sequence MLQHLHTLNGHQNPIYALANSPKKDTFFSAGNDKGVVEWSLETMSFVKVLVPVQSSVYALHRYGNLLFIAQRSGLILVFNLDEEKITATLSFHQKGVFDLKTIAYKNELISTGEDGLLAVWSLTDFSLLYHFPIIPQTVRSIALSNDEKEIALGGKDGVIRIYHSEDYSMIRELSAHKLPITALQYSPTGNYLISGSRDAQLKVWNLPQYELINSVAAHMFSIYAIAFHPTKPYFATCSQDKGIKLWGAEDFKLYKILSLEKNTQGHFHSINKLIWSEDGHYLISTGDDRQVMIWESK; translated from the coding sequence ATGCTGCAACACTTACATACCCTTAACGGTCACCAAAACCCCATTTACGCCCTGGCCAATTCCCCTAAAAAAGACACGTTCTTTAGTGCAGGAAATGATAAAGGCGTAGTAGAATGGTCATTGGAAACGATGAGTTTTGTAAAAGTTCTTGTTCCGGTGCAAAGCTCTGTTTATGCTTTGCACCGCTACGGAAATCTGTTATTTATTGCGCAGCGTAGTGGACTGATTCTGGTCTTTAACCTCGATGAAGAAAAAATAACCGCTACATTAAGCTTTCACCAAAAAGGAGTCTTTGATTTAAAAACCATTGCTTACAAAAATGAACTGATTAGTACGGGAGAAGATGGATTGCTTGCCGTTTGGTCTTTAACAGATTTCTCTTTATTGTATCATTTCCCAATCATTCCACAGACGGTGCGTTCCATTGCTTTGAGTAACGATGAAAAGGAAATTGCATTGGGTGGAAAAGATGGAGTCATCCGGATTTATCATTCCGAAGATTATAGTATGATACGGGAGTTATCCGCACACAAATTACCCATTACTGCATTGCAATACTCCCCTACTGGAAATTACCTCATCTCTGGCAGCAGAGATGCCCAGCTGAAAGTATGGAACCTGCCTCAATATGAGCTGATCAATAGCGTCGCCGCACATATGTTCAGCATTTATGCGATTGCTTTCCACCCTACAAAGCCATATTTTGCCACTTGCAGTCAGGATAAAGGCATTAAACTCTGGGGAGCAGAGGATTTTAAACTATACAAGATCCTAAGCCTGGAAAAGAATACCCAGGGACATTTCCATTCCATCAACAAGTTGATCTGGAGCGAAGACGGCCATTACTTAATTTCTACAGGTGACGACAGACAAGTAATGATCTGGGAATCAAAATAA
- a CDS encoding acyl-CoA reductase translates to MPMLTAEKLIIAFKKLSDFIANPDPEFKNLILSAPNSNAWFTVEEVEKALNALHRMLNETDLDTWFKDIKVSDSPKKVGLILAGNIPVVGFHDVISVLATGNIALIKLSSSDDKLLPALLRQLTTIEPLLAERIVYVERLKDFDAVIATGSNNTSRYFEFYFSKVPNIIRKNRNSVAVLTGKETTAEIAMLGHDIFDYFGLGCRNVSKLYIPEDYDIKYFYEPLEPFQPIVNHFKYNNNYDYNKSIYLVNAATHYDNGFLLLKEDPNMASPLAVLYYERYQNLNEVQERLNQEAENIQCVVSNADLNIETTVLAPGQSQHPRLWDYADNINTISFLNGI, encoded by the coding sequence ATGCCAATGCTTACTGCTGAAAAACTAATTATTGCATTCAAAAAACTTAGTGACTTTATAGCCAACCCGGATCCTGAGTTTAAAAATTTAATTTTATCAGCTCCAAACAGCAATGCCTGGTTCACAGTTGAAGAGGTGGAAAAGGCATTAAATGCCCTACATAGGATGTTGAACGAAACCGATCTTGACACCTGGTTCAAAGATATTAAGGTAAGCGATTCCCCTAAAAAAGTAGGATTGATCTTAGCCGGAAACATTCCGGTAGTGGGTTTTCATGATGTGATCTCTGTGCTTGCCACTGGAAATATCGCCTTAATTAAGCTTTCTTCTTCTGATGACAAGCTCCTTCCTGCCCTGCTTAGACAATTGACCACGATAGAACCGCTCTTAGCGGAACGGATTGTTTACGTAGAACGTCTCAAAGATTTTGACGCAGTAATCGCAACAGGAAGCAACAATACCTCCAGGTATTTCGAATTTTACTTCAGTAAAGTACCCAATATCATCCGCAAGAACAGAAACAGCGTGGCAGTGCTGACCGGAAAGGAAACTACTGCAGAAATTGCAATGCTGGGTCATGACATCTTTGACTACTTCGGTTTAGGTTGCAGAAATGTATCTAAACTTTATATTCCTGAAGATTACGATATTAAATACTTTTATGAGCCATTGGAGCCATTTCAGCCCATCGTTAACCATTTCAAGTACAATAACAATTACGACTATAACAAGTCTATTTATCTGGTTAATGCGGCCACACATTATGACAATGGTTTTTTATTGCTAAAAGAAGACCCAAATATGGCTTCGCCTCTTGCCGTTCTATATTATGAACGCTATCAGAATCTGAATGAAGTTCAGGAAAGACTAAATCAGGAGGCTGAAAACATTCAATGTGTGGTTTCAAATGCAGATTTGAACATCGAAACAACAGTATTGGCACCAGGCCAGAGTCAGCATCCAAGGTTATGGGACTATGCAGACAATATCAATACGATCAGCTTCCTGAACGGGATTTAA
- the hisB gene encoding bifunctional histidinol-phosphatase/imidazoleglycerol-phosphate dehydratase HisB — translation MKKVLFIDRDGTLITEPADEQIDSFEKLEFYPRSLYYLSKIAKELDFDLVMVTNQDGLGTDSHPEQNFWPVHNFVMKTFANEGVVFSEVIIDKTFAHQNAPTRKPNTGLLLHFLEEGYDMKNSFVIGDRINDVVLAKNLGAKAIWLSNNLDLGANENLDKIETLSEVIALRTQNWEDIYTMLKAGTRTVHHERNTNETKISIDIDLDGTGKAEIDTGLNFFNHMLDQIARHGSIDLKIKTNGDLHIDEHHTIEDTGIALGEAFAKAIGNKLGLERYGFCLPMDDCLAQAAIDFGGRNWIVWDADFKREMVGDMPTEMFYHFFKSFSDASKSNLNIKAEGENEHHKIESIFKAFAKAIKMAIKRDAEKLVLPSTKGVL, via the coding sequence ATGAAGAAAGTATTATTTATTGACAGAGACGGCACGCTGATTACGGAACCCGCTGATGAGCAAATCGACTCTTTTGAAAAGCTGGAATTCTACCCCCGCTCGCTTTATTATCTTTCCAAGATCGCAAAAGAACTGGATTTTGACCTGGTTATGGTAACCAATCAGGACGGACTGGGAACGGATTCACATCCGGAACAAAACTTTTGGCCGGTACATAATTTCGTCATGAAAACCTTTGCCAATGAAGGTGTCGTGTTCAGTGAAGTGATCATTGATAAAACCTTTGCCCATCAGAATGCGCCAACACGCAAGCCCAATACTGGCCTGCTGCTGCATTTTCTGGAAGAAGGATACGATATGAAAAACTCATTTGTCATCGGCGACAGGATCAATGATGTAGTCTTGGCAAAAAACCTGGGTGCAAAAGCAATCTGGTTGTCGAACAACCTGGACCTGGGCGCAAATGAGAACCTGGATAAAATAGAAACGCTTTCAGAGGTCATCGCTTTACGGACGCAAAACTGGGAAGACATCTACACGATGTTAAAGGCAGGAACGAGAACAGTGCATCATGAAAGAAATACCAATGAGACTAAAATCAGCATTGATATTGATCTTGATGGCACCGGAAAAGCAGAGATTGATACAGGCCTGAACTTCTTCAATCACATGCTCGATCAGATCGCCCGTCATGGCAGTATTGACCTGAAAATTAAAACGAATGGCGATCTTCACATCGATGAACACCATACCATTGAAGATACAGGGATCGCCCTTGGCGAGGCTTTTGCCAAAGCAATCGGCAATAAATTAGGATTGGAACGTTATGGTTTCTGCTTACCAATGGACGATTGTCTGGCACAGGCAGCTATTGACTTCGGCGGAAGAAACTGGATCGTTTGGGATGCAGATTTTAAACGCGAAATGGTGGGCGACATGCCCACAGAAATGTTCTACCACTTCTTTAAATCTTTTAGTGATGCTTCAAAATCTAACCTGAACATCAAAGCAGAAGGGGAAAATGAACACCATAAAATTGAATCGATCTTCAAAGCTTTTGCAAAAGCGATCAAGATGGCGATTAAACGTGATGCAGAGAAATTAGTCTTACCGAGTACTAAAGGCGTATTGTAA
- a CDS encoding universal stress protein yields MNLKKILIAVDNSTCSEKAAKTGYEIAKTFGAEVALVNIIEPIPANINPDLTLAPVFLETYDNSEENSHMLLKEIESKYSLGIPTTYLSVIDSAAHGIIQQSDEWGSNLIVIGTYGRTGLYHFLMGSVAEHVARKSACPVLIVPNKFEDKD; encoded by the coding sequence ATGAACCTTAAAAAAATTTTAATTGCGGTCGACAATAGTACCTGTTCTGAAAAGGCGGCCAAAACAGGTTATGAGATCGCAAAGACATTTGGTGCCGAGGTAGCACTGGTGAACATCATAGAGCCGATACCGGCAAATATTAATCCGGACCTGACTTTAGCGCCTGTTTTTTTAGAAACTTACGACAATAGTGAGGAGAACAGTCATATGCTCCTTAAAGAAATAGAATCAAAATATAGCCTGGGAATCCCGACCACCTATCTGAGTGTGATCGATAGTGCAGCACATGGTATTATTCAGCAATCAGATGAATGGGGCTCCAACCTGATTGTGATCGGCACATATGGACGCACCGGTCTATACCACTTCTTAATGGGAAGTGTGGCAGAGCATGTAGCCAGAAAATCGGCATGTCCTGTACTCATCGTGCCCAACAAATTCGAGGATAAAGATTAA
- the hisA gene encoding 1-(5-phosphoribosyl)-5-[(5-phosphoribosylamino)methylideneamino]imidazole-4-carboxamide isomerase has product MYIIPAIDILDGKVVRLREGDYNQKTEYDVSIAEMIETYRSNGTEFIHIIDLNGAKGDFSNQKALFEIISKTDMRVQYGGGIRTIEQVTNLLDAGIHRVIVGTQAITNPDFLAELSKEVGKKYDYANRIVIAIDVLDEVIKYSGWMESSPIKLMDYVDKCLQLGFFRFLCTDINKDGKLGGAAVDLYKKLLEHSPFIKLIASGGISSMEDIEELAKLDIRSVVVGKAIYENRISIDEIKDWNLKQMTSL; this is encoded by the coding sequence ATGTACATTATCCCCGCAATTGATATTTTAGATGGAAAAGTGGTTCGCCTGAGAGAAGGTGACTATAACCAGAAAACTGAATATGATGTTTCCATCGCCGAAATGATTGAAACCTACCGCTCTAATGGTACAGAATTCATCCATATAATTGACTTAAATGGTGCAAAAGGTGACTTTAGCAATCAAAAAGCATTGTTTGAAATCATCAGTAAAACAGATATGCGCGTACAGTACGGCGGCGGTATCCGGACAATTGAACAAGTAACAAACTTACTGGATGCCGGAATACACCGGGTTATTGTAGGTACCCAGGCAATCACAAACCCTGATTTCCTTGCCGAGCTGAGCAAAGAAGTAGGTAAAAAATATGATTATGCCAACAGAATCGTGATTGCGATTGATGTTTTGGATGAAGTGATCAAATATTCCGGCTGGATGGAAAGCTCACCTATTAAACTGATGGACTATGTTGACAAATGTTTACAGCTTGGATTTTTCAGGTTCCTGTGTACAGACATTAACAAAGACGGCAAACTGGGCGGAGCAGCAGTGGATTTATATAAGAAACTATTGGAACACTCTCCTTTCATTAAACTGATCGCTTCAGGTGGAATCAGTTCGATGGAAGACATCGAAGAGCTGGCTAAATTAGACATTCGTTCTGTGGTAGTGGGCAAAGCCATCTATGAAAACAGAATCTCTATTGACGAGATCAAAGACTGGAATCTGAAGCAAATGACCTCCCTTTAA
- a CDS encoding 4Fe-4S dicluster domain-containing protein: MAIKITDECINCGACEPECPNNAIYDAGTAWRFSDGTNLNGIIDFGGKEIDSESAMEAVSDEVYYIVSDKCTECKGFHDEPQCAAVCPVDCCVDDEDIRETEEELLAKKAWLHQEN; the protein is encoded by the coding sequence ATGGCTATTAAAATAACAGACGAATGTATTAACTGTGGAGCATGTGAGCCTGAATGCCCCAATAATGCGATTTATGACGCAGGCACGGCCTGGAGATTCTCCGATGGTACCAATTTAAATGGTATTATCGATTTCGGAGGTAAAGAAATTGATTCAGAATCTGCGATGGAAGCAGTATCTGATGAAGTTTATTATATCGTTTCCGATAAGTGTACAGAATGTAAAGGGTTTCATGATGAACCTCAATGTGCAGCGGTTTGTCCGGTGGATTGTTGTGTTGATGATGAAGATATCCGCGAAACTGAAGAGGAATTATTGGCGAAAAAGGCCTGGTTACATCAGGAAAATTAG